One window of the Sphaerochaeta associata genome contains the following:
- a CDS encoding metallophosphoesterase family protein, which produces MAVRFAHLTDIHLGHRFAEKFGVDSKKNLITVLQDIRLRGITHLAVTGDIAEDEEAPWFFKTIKEYGFQTYITLGNHDNPQAMELHYEHVHAGRYYYKAPSEQACLLFCDSREAYLDEEQLCWLVKEIEASTLPILVFLHHPVLDCDNSFMDRKYALKNRETVRSALQATHKNIHLFCGHYHTTDERSDGNIHQYITPSIFYQIQKYSETLQKDDKPFGYRIINLDKQISSQIITFGV; this is translated from the coding sequence ATGGCCGTGAGATTTGCTCACCTGACAGACATACACCTTGGACATCGTTTTGCCGAGAAGTTTGGTGTGGATAGTAAAAAGAACCTCATCACAGTACTGCAGGATATCCGCCTGCGCGGCATCACACACCTTGCCGTTACCGGCGATATTGCAGAGGATGAAGAGGCTCCCTGGTTTTTCAAGACCATCAAGGAGTATGGATTTCAGACGTATATAACACTTGGCAATCATGACAATCCACAGGCAATGGAGTTGCATTATGAGCATGTGCATGCCGGTCGCTACTATTACAAAGCACCCTCCGAACAGGCTTGCCTGCTCTTCTGTGACAGCAGGGAGGCCTATTTGGACGAGGAGCAGCTGTGTTGGTTGGTAAAGGAGATTGAAGCGAGTACGCTTCCCATCCTGGTTTTCCTGCACCACCCCGTCCTGGATTGCGACAACTCGTTCATGGACCGGAAGTATGCACTCAAAAATCGAGAGACAGTCAGGTCGGCACTACAAGCAACGCATAAAAACATCCATCTTTTTTGCGGGCACTATCACACCACCGATGAACGAAGTGACGGCAACATCCACCAATACATAACACCATCGATTTTCTACCAGATCCAGAAATATTCAGAAACACTGCAGAAGGATGACAAGCCGTTCGGGTATCGAATAATCAATCTCGATAAACAGATATCCTCCCAAATCATTACGTTTGGGGTGTGA
- a CDS encoding lysoplasmalogenase: MEYKKKFVAAVALKGAASFCFVAFGVLSGSLASDTLFVNRIVIGLVLGGVADILLNLRFVFETYGKKIFLVGILCFLSGHLLYLAALIPNCTSLLLCIAIGVALTVLVLIWLFSKITVSLTFKIFGVFYIGAIMLMNSIAVGVLTASPSTHSIVFVIGAIFFLVSDIVLILNTFGPKQRQSLRVTNLSLYYIGQLMIGLSLQFVR, encoded by the coding sequence GTGGAATACAAAAAGAAGTTCGTTGCAGCTGTTGCATTGAAAGGGGCGGCTTCCTTTTGCTTTGTAGCTTTCGGCGTACTATCAGGCTCTCTTGCCTCTGACACGCTCTTTGTGAATCGCATCGTCATCGGTCTCGTCCTGGGCGGTGTCGCAGACATACTGCTTAATCTGCGTTTCGTTTTCGAAACATATGGGAAGAAAATATTTCTCGTAGGAATTCTCTGTTTTTTGAGCGGCCATCTCCTCTATCTTGCTGCACTGATACCGAACTGCACCTCCCTTTTGCTTTGCATCGCAATCGGGGTGGCACTGACAGTCTTGGTCCTGATCTGGCTTTTCAGCAAAATTACGGTAAGCCTGACCTTTAAAATCTTTGGTGTGTTCTATATCGGGGCCATCATGCTCATGAACAGTATCGCCGTCGGCGTTTTGACAGCTTCCCCATCCACTCACAGCATTGTGTTCGTTATTGGTGCAATCTTCTTCTTGGTAAGCGATATAGTCCTGATTCTCAACACCTTCGGCCCCAAGCAACGGCAAAGCCTGCGGGTGACAAACCTTTCACTGTATTATATTGGACAGCTCATGATTGGTCTCAGCCTGCAGTTTGTACGTTGA
- a CDS encoding TRAP transporter substrate-binding protein: MKRMLVMVLIALAMISGLFAAGSAEQKTQAQQEKTITLATGDAIGTLRNRAGEYFKAELEKHPELNLKVNHVQGAVLGTANQILDQVVEGSVHLFGNDIAWIVPYDADFQPISFGFMYRDVDHMNAYFKSSTFLDLADKVASSSGLRIIAPVPMASRMFFSVKPLNTVADFKGLKVRAPGLEMFVKSYEAYGASPTTVAWNEIFLALKTKLVEAAHGPVADVIANKWHLAAPYITRTEDMYAANAWYVNEAFWDGLSTEQRKGIEEALDATNAWSFNESKVSEQSLIDQMVAEGAVYNTSFADREKLRTQAIEAVKKLEASGKWSLGLVDRIQAIK; the protein is encoded by the coding sequence ATGAAAAGGATGTTGGTGATGGTGTTGATCGCACTTGCGATGATATCAGGATTGTTTGCTGCAGGATCTGCTGAGCAGAAAACGCAGGCTCAACAGGAGAAAACCATAACCTTGGCAACCGGAGATGCAATCGGAACGCTGAGAAATCGGGCTGGGGAGTACTTCAAGGCAGAATTGGAGAAACATCCCGAGCTAAATCTGAAGGTCAACCATGTGCAGGGAGCTGTATTGGGTACCGCCAACCAAATTCTCGATCAGGTTGTAGAAGGTTCTGTACACCTGTTCGGCAATGATATTGCTTGGATTGTTCCCTACGATGCAGACTTTCAGCCGATTAGTTTCGGATTTATGTACCGTGATGTTGATCATATGAATGCCTATTTCAAGAGTAGTACATTCCTCGATCTCGCCGACAAGGTTGCTTCCAGCAGTGGATTGCGCATTATTGCACCGGTACCCATGGCTTCACGCATGTTTTTCTCAGTGAAGCCGTTGAACACCGTAGCAGATTTCAAAGGATTGAAGGTAAGGGCTCCCGGCCTGGAGATGTTCGTCAAATCGTATGAGGCATACGGTGCAAGCCCGACGACCGTTGCCTGGAACGAGATTTTTCTTGCCTTAAAAACCAAGCTTGTTGAAGCCGCACATGGACCAGTGGCCGATGTTATTGCAAACAAGTGGCATCTTGCAGCACCATATATCACCCGCACCGAGGATATGTATGCCGCGAACGCCTGGTATGTGAATGAAGCTTTCTGGGATGGGCTCAGTACCGAACAACGCAAGGGAATTGAAGAGGCTCTGGATGCTACCAATGCATGGTCGTTCAATGAGTCAAAGGTATCAGAGCAGAGTTTGATTGATCAGATGGTGGCTGAGGGCGCCGTATACAATACCTCATTCGCTGACCGCGAGAAACTTCGCACCCAAGCCATCGAGGCCGTCAAGAAGCTCGAAGCCTCCGGAAAGTGGTCTCTCGGTTTGGTAGATAGAATTCAAGCTATTAAATAG